A window from Sinanaerobacter sp. ZZT-01 encodes these proteins:
- a CDS encoding ATP-dependent DNA helicase, whose protein sequence is MNEKKVCMADIQNKIYEAGLFRPDEKVVLTTKNCVLLELYTGKAYSYRMVDLTTLKAKRLFSRQKPLSSSGYQKAIEKMLAQVSEVEEPILADKHNRARELLTYIFTDILPRHGMTFRENQLSLALSMLDAMEETKVALCEAEVGTGKTHAYILAATIYRLFHGSSQPTIISTSTIALQKALTEEYIPQISNVLMEHRIIENPLSFVVRKGKSHYACDDRVRNYRSSIVNNGRGEDKELIETLDCLYTGACFIDLDSLPLTDYVKGRICVERCHLHCDLSTICRYRNFIRISQTDAFDFQIANHNLVLADVLSQKGGRNRLFPACGILIFDEAHKLLDTARQMYGMTLESVELERLTSSIYRSIGSQNPDKGEILRLCEEMLRQNTALFENLRSSAGVSYDKTCSAVELRFDSIQNLKALTEILRRLSVLFFTKDYRKAGAYGRLVSRMEQKLSKLMILLDYSQSICWLEHTGTTACQVCTLPKQLDFLLFEDIWDKAMPYVLTSGTLSVGGDFSHFKHQTGIDFLDTGRLIETSKASPFHYREHALLYLPKDMPFPDVKNEEYMEAVLIKLTELIQQTHGHTLVLFTSYRMMEIIYTGLSDRITDYPLFLMGKGRLNAIESFRKSKNGVLLASDSAGEGIDLPGDILSSLIVVKLPFPTPDPVGEYEKSLYDNFYSYLSDVIVPSMIIKLRQWIGRGIRRETDTCVFSILDSRASERYLNDILAALPDMPVTDRIEDVGRFILSHKDESYFA, encoded by the coding sequence ATGAATGAGAAAAAAGTCTGCATGGCAGACATTCAAAATAAGATTTATGAGGCCGGTTTGTTCCGACCGGACGAAAAGGTGGTACTGACCACCAAGAATTGCGTCCTGCTAGAGCTTTATACCGGCAAAGCATACAGCTACCGTATGGTAGACCTGACAACATTAAAAGCGAAAAGACTGTTTTCCCGCCAGAAGCCCTTGTCGTCTTCCGGCTACCAGAAAGCCATTGAAAAAATGCTGGCACAGGTATCCGAGGTGGAAGAACCAATACTTGCAGATAAGCATAACCGTGCGAGGGAGCTTCTGACCTATATTTTTACGGACATTCTGCCAAGGCATGGCATGACCTTTCGGGAAAACCAGCTGTCCCTTGCCCTGTCGATGTTGGATGCTATGGAAGAAACCAAAGTAGCGCTGTGCGAGGCAGAGGTAGGCACGGGAAAGACGCACGCCTACATTTTGGCAGCGACAATCTACCGCTTGTTCCATGGGAGCAGTCAACCGACGATTATTTCCACTTCCACCATTGCCCTGCAAAAAGCATTGACCGAAGAATATATTCCGCAGATTTCCAATGTCTTAATGGAACATCGTATTATTGAAAACCCTTTATCCTTTGTGGTACGTAAGGGAAAATCTCACTATGCCTGTGATGACCGGGTGCGAAATTACCGCTCCTCCATTGTAAATAATGGGCGTGGGGAAGATAAAGAACTGATTGAAACGCTGGATTGCTTATATACCGGCGCATGCTTTATTGATTTGGACAGCCTGCCCCTGACCGATTATGTCAAGGGACGTATCTGCGTGGAGCGCTGCCATCTGCATTGTGATCTCTCTACTATTTGCCGCTATCGCAATTTTATCCGTATATCGCAGACCGATGCCTTTGATTTTCAAATTGCAAACCACAACTTGGTATTGGCGGATGTGCTGAGCCAAAAAGGCGGTAGAAACCGACTGTTTCCGGCCTGTGGGATACTGATTTTTGACGAGGCTCATAAACTGCTGGATACAGCAAGGCAGATGTATGGAATGACCCTTGAAAGTGTGGAGCTGGAACGGCTTACCTCCAGCATCTACCGCTCCATAGGCAGCCAGAACCCGGATAAGGGTGAGATTTTAAGGCTTTGTGAAGAAATGCTGCGGCAGAATACGGCATTGTTTGAAAATCTGAGAAGCTCCGCAGGCGTGAGCTATGATAAAACCTGTTCAGCGGTAGAACTCCGCTTTGACAGCATACAGAACCTAAAAGCACTGACAGAGATTTTACGCAGACTGTCAGTGCTTTTCTTTACCAAGGATTATAGGAAAGCTGGAGCCTATGGACGATTAGTCAGCCGAATGGAGCAAAAGCTTTCCAAGCTGATGATCCTGCTGGACTATTCTCAGTCAATCTGCTGGCTGGAGCATACTGGTACCACTGCCTGTCAGGTCTGCACTCTGCCAAAGCAACTGGATTTCTTATTGTTTGAAGATATTTGGGATAAAGCGATGCCTTATGTATTGACATCAGGAACGCTGTCAGTCGGCGGAGATTTCAGCCATTTCAAACATCAGACAGGGATTGATTTTCTTGATACAGGAAGATTGATAGAAACCAGCAAAGCATCACCCTTTCACTACCGGGAACACGCATTGTTATACCTTCCAAAGGATATGCCATTTCCCGATGTGAAGAACGAGGAATACATGGAAGCCGTGCTTATTAAGCTCACGGAGTTGATCCAGCAGACCCATGGACATACATTGGTGCTGTTCACTTCCTATCGTATGATGGAGATTATCTACACTGGGCTTTCCGACAGAATTACGGATTACCCGTTGTTTCTGATGGGCAAAGGGCGATTAAACGCCATTGAATCCTTTCGGAAAAGCAAAAACGGTGTGCTGCTTGCCAGTGACAGTGCCGGAGAAGGTATTGACCTGCCCGGCGATATTCTATCTTCGTTGATTGTGGTCAAGCTGCCTTTCCCTACACCTGATCCGGTTGGAGAGTATGAAAAGTCCCTCTATGATAATTTTTACAGCTATCTGTCTGATGTAATCGTCCCCAGCATGATTATCAAACTGCGCCAGTGGATCGGCCGCGGGATACGCCGGGAAACCGATACCTGTGTGTTTTCCATCTTGGACAGCCGTGCCAGCGAACGCTACCTAAATGATATTTTGGCCGCTCTGCCCGATATGCCGGTAACTGACCGGATTGAGGATGTGGGGCGGTTTATTCTGTCCCATAAGGATGAAAGTTACTTTGCATAG
- a CDS encoding S-layer homology domain-containing protein produces the protein MNKRLLSMFLALCMIVTMLPVSAMAEEIHTTIGGSGEIISFAPLSETEKTVSLGTSSENLELPETLAATVRTAVPAAENPTQDSGSPETATPTTAAEPEWEETTVNIPVTWDSPFYDPNTEGVYVFTPVIEGYTVSAPLPELTVTVDETLPIAAARGMASPLSATTYNIWVGGVQVTDTNKDDVLDAANYEGATITYDPDTSTLTLDNATINAAHNETWIDGSTTAYYGIYADTALKIEMVGSNTVLGQNQTGSASIGIYTGGTLNLSGSGSLYVSGGTGKFSAGIYSAGSITIEGGRVTAASAVATQTSIAIASNGDITISNEGVEASASTDAPISYGMIATNGFTINDGEVTAVGKTGLHTNAAEGPVTVSEGVVNAVGTQVGISGAVAVTSGTVTVKSDAKALDGTLTTSDYANCTVTASTNKNGGSAVAYNAANLATYKYIKVESASTPPVLTEVADRTALQSAITGAIGDLDLKLSDSYIDTAGKLTIPGTCNYNITIDLNGRTLAGGSVSAIEYLGSGTLTITDSQSGGMVTSNAMGTIYAKGTGTVNLSGGTVRTAGSTESVAIWVGGNKTLNITGGTVIGIGFANYAIYSQNGTVNISGGTVSATGVNGKAICGETGSAGQLNISGGTVSATWTGGIAIDHVNATIQNGTTIIIQGSSRAMTSAPTLDSGVQGGASTNYDGSGSVAYNAANIATYKYLKFGLDVISPVLSAGNVNRTNDTAGTIGFTTDKAGTAYYLVVNSGASAPTSMAVKAGTSLGSVSGIVTGKDVTLTAGAKDIYVVVEDSAGNISTTLKIPAAAYVAPPVLSAGNVQRASDTAATIGFTTDKAGTAYYLVVNSGASAPTSMAVKAGTSLGSVSGAVAGKAVTLTAGAKDIYVVVEDSANNISTPLKIPAAAYVPPVLSAGSVNRTSDTAATIGFTTDKAGTAYYLVVNSGASAPTNAEVAWGGGFLGFVSGTVTGKAVTLTVGAKDIYVVVFDLAGNISAPLKIEAAAYAKETPTKSDLVYSLTAVDYDGTAKPVSVTAAYGKNLGTITVLYDSGSGISTSAPINAGTYTVKVNIAGSAEYNAATGLELGNYTINKVVYTGTTTVLASVLVSGQTGATVTLPALPIGASYGSPTSGGAITMTNMSVAGNTLTYTAPASTAGQTGTMTIPVTGATNYNDYSIVVTVTYTAKIPQAISYANATVAKTYGDAKFVNTLTQTAVNGAITYESDDTSVATVNATTGEVTIVSVGDGSATITATAAETSSHAQATASYTVTVSKKALTLKAEDTSMTKGDALPTFTYTATGLVNGDTVTTAPTMSTTADGTAIGTFDITISGGVVANAASYTITYTKGILTVTAVPDYTVTFNPNGGTVSETSRSVASGTAVGTLPTPTRSGSYSFDGWYTAASGGTQISVGTTVSANVTYYAHWTYTGGGGSGGGGGSSSNDNSSLVIVTPPAPDKPNSPTQGEIKVPGIVDGKGNVTVSLTDKTVTDAFNKALAEAKKNDTEQNGITVVLRVDTGNKTGSNVTVNLPKAVQDTIIAKKIVNTIVVVDNPDIRVGMDLATVQEINKQAKSDVNITATRGDSSKLTGDAKKAIGSRPVFDLKVNYGNGKEVSSFGAGSVSVTIPYTLGANEKAGNVQAVYVDAKGKVHWLTNSVYDSVEKVLRFSTDHFSTYGIGYKQTNTAFTDIAGHWAKGDIELVVSRGLFSGTSETKFSPNTTMTRGMFVTALGRLANADVSGYTKSSFTDVKGDAYYMGYIEWASKNNIVNGTGNNKFAPDQSITREQMAVIMSNYAKTIGYTLPKVHIENIFTDNAKISTYAKEAVKQMQMAGVISGKSGNLFDPQSTATRAEVSAVLRRFVELAISSDTAQGWSMNDSGKWMYFKDGKPLTGKQDIDGVTYTFDQYGVTADVPKNLRYTTYTVQKGDSFWSISRKLGCPMSELERLNNKSRFSLILPGDVLRVPEK, from the coding sequence ATGAACAAACGACTATTAAGTATGTTTCTTGCGCTGTGCATGATTGTGACCATGCTGCCGGTATCGGCAATGGCGGAAGAAATACATACGACCATTGGCGGGAGCGGAGAAATTATCAGCTTTGCACCGCTTTCAGAAACAGAAAAAACAGTATCACTGGGCACATCCAGCGAGAATTTGGAATTGCCCGAAACGCTGGCCGCCACAGTGCGGACAGCTGTGCCTGCCGCTGAAAATCCCACACAGGATTCCGGCAGCCCGGAAACGGCAACTCCTACAACGGCTGCTGAGCCTGAATGGGAAGAAACCACTGTGAATATTCCGGTGACATGGGATTCGCCTTTTTACGACCCAAACACCGAGGGTGTTTATGTCTTTACGCCGGTGATAGAGGGTTACACGGTCTCTGCCCCGCTACCGGAGCTTACCGTGACGGTGGACGAAACGCTGCCAATTGCGGCGGCGCGGGGGATGGCAAGCCCCCTGTCTGCCACAACCTACAATATATGGGTGGGCGGCGTGCAGGTGACCGACACCAACAAGGACGATGTGCTAGACGCAGCGAATTATGAGGGCGCAACCATCACCTATGACCCTGACACAAGCACACTTACTCTTGACAATGCGACCATCAACGCAGCGCATAATGAGACATGGATTGACGGTAGTACTACCGCCTATTACGGCATTTACGCCGATACTGCTCTGAAGATTGAGATGGTGGGAAGCAACACCGTCCTGGGACAAAACCAGACCGGTAGCGCCAGCATCGGTATCTATACCGGTGGCACGCTGAACCTTTCCGGCAGCGGCAGTCTGTATGTCAGCGGCGGCACAGGAAAGTTTAGCGCCGGCATATACAGTGCAGGAAGTATCACAATTGAAGGCGGAAGGGTTACGGCTGCCAGCGCAGTAGCAACCCAGACCTCCATCGCCATAGCCTCCAATGGCGATATAACGATTTCCAATGAAGGAGTAGAAGCGTCAGCGAGCACCGATGCACCTATTTCTTATGGAATGATAGCAACCAACGGTTTCACGATTAACGATGGCGAGGTAACTGCAGTCGGAAAAACAGGATTGCACACAAACGCAGCAGAAGGCCCCGTCACAGTCTCCGAGGGCGTGGTTAATGCTGTCGGAACTCAGGTAGGCATATCCGGCGCGGTAGCCGTCACGAGCGGCACGGTGACAGTCAAAAGTGATGCAAAGGCACTGGATGGAACCTTGACGACTTCGGACTATGCGAACTGCACGGTTACTGCAAGCACCAATAAGAACGGAGGCAGTGCGGTTGCGTATAATGCGGCGAATCTCGCAACCTACAAATATATCAAGGTGGAGTCTGCCTCCACACCGCCTGTGCTTACGGAAGTTGCCGACCGCACAGCTCTCCAGTCTGCCATAACCGGTGCGATAGGCGATTTGGATTTGAAACTTTCCGACAGTTACATCGATACGGCTGGAAAACTCACTATTCCCGGCACTTGTAACTATAACATCACCATTGACCTAAACGGCAGAACGCTTGCCGGCGGTTCTGTTTCTGCCATTGAATATTTGGGCAGCGGTACGCTGACCATTACCGACAGCCAAAGCGGCGGAATGGTGACCAGCAACGCAATGGGGACGATTTATGCCAAAGGTACCGGCACCGTGAACCTTTCCGGCGGCACGGTGCGAACGGCAGGGAGTACTGAAAGTGTTGCGATTTGGGTCGGCGGTAATAAAACCTTAAATATTACCGGCGGAACGGTGATTGGGATTGGGTTTGCCAATTATGCTATATACAGCCAAAACGGAACCGTAAATATTTCCGGTGGAACAGTGAGCGCGACAGGGGTGAATGGGAAAGCGATTTGTGGTGAAACCGGTTCCGCCGGCCAATTGAATATATCGGGCGGAACGGTGAGCGCGACGTGGACTGGCGGTATTGCGATTGACCACGTCAACGCAACGATTCAAAATGGAACAACCATTATTATCCAAGGCTCCAGCAGAGCAATGACATCTGCGCCGACGTTGGACAGCGGAGTGCAGGGCGGGGCAAGCACGAATTACGATGGGAGCGGTTCGGTCGCCTACAACGCGGCGAATATCGCAACCTACAAATACTTAAAGTTTGGACTTGACGTCATATCGCCTGTGCTTTCGGCAGGAAACGTAAACCGCACAAACGACACGGCGGGTACAATCGGCTTTACCACCGACAAGGCGGGTACAGCGTATTACCTTGTTGTGAACAGCGGCGCGTCCGCTCCAACGAGCATGGCGGTAAAAGCGGGTACTTCTCTCGGTTCCGTAAGCGGAATTGTGACGGGCAAAGACGTTACTCTGACGGCGGGGGCGAAAGATATTTATGTGGTCGTGGAGGATTCGGCGGGTAACATCAGCACCACGCTAAAAATCCCGGCGGCGGCGTATGTCGCGCCGCCTGTGCTTTCGGCGGGAAATGTACAACGTGCAAGCGACACAGCGGCTACAATCGGCTTTACCACCGACAAGGCGGGTACAGCGTATTACCTTGTTGTGAACAGCGGCGCGTCCGCTCCAACGAGCATGGCGGTAAAAGCGGGTACTTCTCTCGGTTCCGTAAGCGGAGCAGTGGCGGGCAAAGCCGTTACGTTGACGGCGGGAGCGAAAGATATTTATGTGGTCGTGGAGGATTCGGCGAATAATATCAGCACCCCGTTAAAAATACCGGCGGCGGCGTATGTACCGCCTGTGCTTTCGGCGGGGAGCGTAAACCGCACAAGCGACACGGCGGCTACAATCGGCTTTACCACCGACAAGGCGGGTACGGCGTATTACCTTGTTGTGAACAGCGGCGCGTCCGCTCCAACGAACGCGGAGGTAGCATGGGGTGGTGGTTTTCTCGGTTTCGTAAGCGGAACAGTGACGGGTAAAGCCGTTACGCTGACGGTGGGGGCGAAGGATATTTATGTGGTCGTGTTTGATTTGGCGGGTAATATCAGCGCCCCGTTAAAAATCGAGGCGGCGGCGTATGCCAAGGAAACACCGACTAAGAGTGATTTGGTCTACAGCCTAACCGCTGTGGACTATGATGGCACCGCAAAACCGGTATCCGTAACGGCAGCATACGGCAAGAATTTGGGCACAATCACCGTCCTATATGACAGCGGCAGCGGCATCAGCACTTCAGCACCTATCAATGCGGGAACTTATACCGTCAAAGTGAATATTGCCGGAAGTGCAGAATATAACGCAGCTACGGGGCTAGAGCTCGGCAACTACACCATCAATAAAGTTGTCTATACAGGCACAACAACCGTGTTGGCAAGCGTTTTGGTAAGCGGGCAAACAGGGGCGACCGTAACGCTTCCCGCCCTGCCGATAGGCGCAAGCTACGGAAGTCCGACCTCAGGCGGCGCAATTACGATGACAAATATGAGCGTTGCGGGCAACACATTGACCTATACCGCACCCGCAAGCACAGCAGGACAAACCGGCACGATGACGATTCCTGTGACTGGCGCAACCAATTACAATGATTATAGCATTGTTGTAACCGTTACCTATACGGCAAAGATACCGCAGGCAATTTCTTATGCAAATGCCACCGTTGCCAAAACTTATGGTGACGCAAAGTTCGTAAACACTTTAACCCAAACGGCGGTAAACGGTGCAATCACCTATGAAAGTGATGATACTTCCGTGGCGACTGTCAATGCCACCACCGGCGAGGTGACCATTGTTTCCGTGGGTGACGGAAGCGCCACCATTACCGCTACCGCTGCGGAAACAAGTAGCCATGCACAGGCAACGGCAAGCTATACTGTGACCGTTTCTAAAAAAGCGCTTACCCTAAAAGCCGAGGACACGAGTATGACCAAAGGCGATGCGTTGCCGACCTTCACTTACACAGCCACAGGCTTAGTAAACGGTGATACCGTGACAACTGCGCCAACCATGTCTACCACAGCAGACGGAACTGCCATCGGTACCTTTGACATTACCATCTCAGGTGGAGTGGTGGCAAACGCCGCAAGCTATACCATCACCTATACAAAGGGTATCTTAACGGTAACGGCGGTTCCAGACTACACCGTCACCTTCAACCCGAACGGCGGCACGGTCAGTGAAACATCACGCTCAGTTGCATCCGGCACAGCGGTAGGAACGCTCCCGACACCGACACGTTCTGGCAGTTACAGCTTTGACGGCTGGTATACGGCGGCAAGCGGCGGAACTCAAATCTCCGTAGGCACAACCGTCAGTGCAAATGTGACCTACTATGCTCATTGGACTTACACCGGCGGCGGTGGCTCTGGAGGTGGCGGCGGAAGCTCCTCAAACGACAACAGCAGCCTTGTCATCGTCACCCCACCCGCACCGGATAAGCCGAATTCACCCACTCAGGGAGAAATCAAGGTTCCCGGCATAGTGGACGGCAAGGGCAATGTCACAGTGAGCCTCACTGACAAAACTGTGACTGACGCTTTTAACAAGGCATTGGCTGAGGCCAAGAAAAACGACACGGAGCAAAATGGCATCACGGTGGTTCTCCGTGTGGATACTGGCAACAAAACCGGCTCCAATGTTACGGTCAATCTGCCAAAGGCCGTGCAGGATACCATCATTGCAAAGAAAATCGTCAACACCATTGTGGTGGTAGACAACCCCGACATCAGAGTCGGTATGGATTTGGCGACCGTACAGGAAATCAATAAGCAGGCAAAATCTGATGTAAATATCACCGCCACCCGTGGGGACAGTAGCAAGCTGACCGGTGATGCGAAAAAAGCCATCGGTAGCCGCCCGGTATTCGACCTCAAGGTGAACTACGGCAACGGCAAGGAAGTTAGCAGCTTCGGCGCAGGCAGCGTATCGGTAACCATCCCATATACCCTCGGCGCAAATGAAAAGGCCGGGAATGTGCAGGCGGTCTATGTGGACGCCAAGGGCAAGGTACACTGGCTCACAAACTCAGTCTATGACAGTGTGGAAAAGGTACTGCGTTTCAGCACCGATCATTTTTCCACCTATGGCATCGGCTATAAACAGACTAACACCGCATTTACGGACATTGCAGGTCATTGGGCAAAGGGAGATATTGAGTTAGTGGTAAGCCGTGGATTGTTCAGCGGCACTTCTGAAACCAAGTTCAGCCCGAACACCACTATGACAAGGGGAATGTTCGTTACGGCGCTGGGGAGGCTTGCAAACGCCGATGTGAGCGGCTACACAAAGAGCAGCTTCACCGATGTGAAAGGCGACGCCTACTATATGGGCTACATTGAGTGGGCAAGCAAAAACAACATTGTAAACGGCACCGGCAACAACAAGTTTGCCCCGGATCAGTCCATCACCCGTGAGCAGATGGCGGTCATTATGAGCAACTATGCCAAGACCATCGGTTATACTCTGCCGAAGGTTCATATCGAAAATATCTTTACAGATAACGCTAAAATCAGCACCTACGCCAAGGAAGCCGTGAAGCAGATGCAAATGGCAGGCGTAATCAGCGGCAAAAGCGGCAATCTCTTTGACCCGCAGAGTACAGCCACAAGAGCCGAGGTGTCTGCTGTACTGCGCCGCTTTGTGGAACTGGCAATTTCCAGCGACACGGCGCAGGGCTGGTCCATGAACGATTCTGGCAAATGGATGTACTTCAAGGATGGCAAGCCCCTCACCGGCAAGCAAGACATCGACGGGGTGACCTATACCTTTGATCAGTACGGCGTGACAGCGGATGTGCCGAAGAATTTGCGGTACACCACCTACACCGTGCAAAAGGGCGATAGCTTCTGGAGCATATCCCGCAAGCTGGGCTGCCCCATGAGCGAGCTGGAACGACTGAACAACAAGAGCCGGTTTTCTCTCATCCTCCCCGGCGATGTACTCAGAGTACCAGAGAAGTAA
- a CDS encoding DUF4428 domain-containing protein translates to MGLFSKKPPCPICGGKISWFLPTKIEGEYICDTCHGKLDIQTEKELNLTMQDFKEYLMFYDQNKLLKDQFVISEQIDFGLWDTKIIFDYQNKWFCMSKQPDKTVFEGKQLKSFTIKEDNTPLFEGSAAGIRRYASTVTERAMSMAPQIAQFAASKRMARTLDRLDDGKVNNSASVPYFDIPEPFQAFHMELHFDHPYWTVLKCDMDGPRFNNTLPDVNNYLRSYQQSIEEIEKLAAALRTVAFPGAAEQSIGPGMMGMGALHTNIAPPADAIEEIKKYKVLMEDGVISQQEFEAKKKHLLGI, encoded by the coding sequence ATGGGCTTATTTTCTAAAAAACCCCCTTGCCCCATCTGCGGCGGCAAGATTTCATGGTTTCTGCCAACGAAAATCGAGGGTGAATATATTTGTGATACCTGTCACGGCAAACTTGATATACAGACCGAGAAAGAACTGAATTTGACCATGCAGGACTTCAAGGAATATTTGATGTTTTACGACCAAAACAAGCTGCTAAAAGATCAGTTTGTGATTTCGGAACAGATAGACTTTGGCCTTTGGGATACCAAAATCATCTTTGATTACCAGAACAAGTGGTTTTGCATGAGCAAACAGCCGGACAAGACCGTGTTTGAAGGCAAACAGCTAAAATCCTTTACCATCAAAGAGGACAACACCCCTCTGTTTGAGGGATCGGCAGCGGGTATCCGCCGCTACGCCAGCACCGTAACCGAGCGGGCTATGTCGATGGCACCGCAAATCGCACAGTTTGCGGCGAGCAAGCGGATGGCACGAACCCTTGACCGGTTGGACGACGGCAAGGTAAACAACTCCGCTTCGGTACCGTATTTTGATATTCCCGAACCCTTTCAGGCGTTTCACATGGAGCTGCATTTTGACCACCCCTACTGGACGGTGCTCAAATGTGATATGGACGGCCCTCGGTTTAACAACACCCTCCCGGATGTGAACAACTACCTCCGCTCCTATCAGCAAAGCATAGAAGAAATTGAAAAGTTGGCGGCGGCACTTAGGACGGTGGCCTTCCCCGGCGCAGCCGAGCAGTCTATTGGCCCCGGTATGATGGGAATGGGGGCGTTACATACCAACATTGCCCCGCCTGCCGATGCCATCGAAGAAATCAAAAAATACAAGGTGCTCATGGAGGACGGCGTGATTTCCCAGCAGGAGTTTGAGGCAAAGAAAAAGCATCTCCTTGGGATTTGA
- a CDS encoding DUF2207 family protein, with protein sequence MRKKVSGLILCFALLFALPLPAFAANQVNTMDIQVVIYEDGSMYVTQVWEGDFNEGTESYIPMNAPDYLTASQLTVSDQNGSYETVSDWNIDWSFEEKARKCGIHDTDSGYEICFGISRYGQNRYVIEYKLDNAVGGYSDRDGVNFRFVNDGMNTTPTDVKVEIRLADGTPITDETADIWGFGYDGQVEFLDGAILAYTESPIAPENHVTVLFSLEKGILSPSRQEQGSFEEVKETAFSGSDYDDTGEEVSTFEAIVTMLLSVGLPIGLMIWFFRMKKKRAEKKRKQFTERFGYFRDIPNGGNLSATYALGRLFDVCEDGAILSTGMLRLIELGCLSPVETQEIGFMGQTRETVSLRLVGSNHSSMNEYDEYLYTVLEGAAGLDSILQPRELERLASQNDKLLRTYIQKCDSAGRTYLNQKHCLKRWDMPAKLTDLTPAGEQELGELMGLKRYLTDFSLIAERGVKEMPIWRELLTYAMLFGIADQVAEQMKALYPQISAELTDYSGSMATAYSYHYLLYTNMKKAEERRIQEKRSGGGGGFASLGGGGGSIGGGSGGGTR encoded by the coding sequence ATGCGCAAAAAAGTAAGCGGACTGATTCTATGCTTTGCCTTATTATTTGCCCTCCCTCTCCCGGCTTTTGCAGCAAATCAGGTCAATACCATGGATATTCAGGTGGTCATTTACGAGGACGGCTCCATGTATGTGACACAGGTGTGGGAGGGAGATTTTAACGAGGGAACCGAAAGCTACATTCCCATGAACGCACCCGACTATCTGACCGCCAGCCAGCTTACAGTCTCCGACCAAAACGGGAGTTATGAGACGGTTTCGGATTGGAATATTGACTGGAGCTTTGAAGAAAAGGCGAGAAAATGCGGCATCCATGATACGGACAGCGGGTATGAAATCTGCTTTGGCATCAGCCGATATGGACAAAACCGCTATGTGATTGAATATAAGCTGGACAATGCGGTGGGCGGTTACAGCGACAGGGACGGCGTAAACTTCCGATTTGTAAACGATGGGATGAACACCACTCCCACCGATGTGAAGGTTGAAATCCGGCTGGCGGACGGCACACCCATCACCGATGAAACCGCCGACATATGGGGGTTTGGCTATGACGGACAGGTGGAATTTTTAGACGGCGCTATTCTGGCCTACACGGAAAGCCCTATTGCTCCCGAAAACCATGTGACGGTACTGTTTTCTCTGGAGAAAGGAATCCTGTCCCCCTCACGGCAAGAGCAGGGCAGCTTTGAGGAAGTAAAAGAAACTGCCTTTTCAGGCAGCGATTACGATGATACCGGCGAAGAAGTATCCACATTTGAAGCGATTGTCACGATGCTTTTATCCGTCGGACTTCCCATCGGCCTGATGATTTGGTTTTTCAGGATGAAAAAGAAACGTGCAGAGAAAAAACGGAAACAGTTTACAGAACGGTTCGGGTATTTCAGGGATATTCCCAACGGCGGCAATCTGAGCGCCACCTATGCGCTGGGACGGCTGTTTGATGTGTGTGAGGATGGTGCCATTCTCTCCACAGGGATGCTGCGGCTGATAGAGCTTGGCTGCCTGTCCCCGGTGGAAACACAGGAAATCGGATTTATGGGACAAACCCGCGAAACAGTGAGCCTGCGGCTGGTGGGCAGCAATCATAGCAGTATGAACGAATATGACGAGTACCTTTATACGGTGTTGGAGGGCGCGGCCGGTTTGGACTCCATTTTGCAGCCAAGGGAGCTGGAACGCCTTGCAAGTCAAAACGACAAGCTACTGCGTACCTACATACAGAAATGCGACAGCGCGGGCAGAACCTATTTGAACCAAAAGCACTGCCTGAAACGGTGGGATATGCCTGCCAAGCTCACCGACCTGACCCCTGCCGGGGAGCAGGAGCTGGGCGAGCTGATGGGGCTGAAACGGTATTTGACGGATTTTTCATTGATTGCCGAAAGAGGTGTCAAGGAAATGCCGATTTGGCGGGAACTGCTGACCTATGCCATGCTGTTTGGCATCGCCGATCAGGTGGCGGAGCAGATGAAAGCACTATACCCGCAAATTTCTGCCGAGCTGACCGATTACAGTGGGAGCATGGCAACCGCCTATTCCTACCACTACCTACTTTACACCAATATGAAGAAAGCCGAGGAACGGCGCATACAGGAAAAGCGAAGCGGCGGAGGCGGTGGATTTGCTTCCCTTGGAGGGGGCGGCGGCTCCATCGGCGGCGGTTCGGGCGGCGGAACGAGATAA